A stretch of the uncultured Desulfovibrio sp. genome encodes the following:
- the rpmB gene encoding 50S ribosomal protein L28 produces MSKECIFCGKKPQVGNLVSHSNIKTKRRFNPNLQRVRHQFPDGSVRTLSVCTRCLRSGVVVKPTVRKQA; encoded by the coding sequence ATGAGCAAGGAATGCATCTTTTGCGGCAAAAAGCCCCAGGTCGGCAATCTTGTGAGCCACTCCAACATTAAGACCAAGCGTCGCTTCAATCCCAATTTGCAGCGCGTGCGTCACCAGTTCCCCGATGGCAGCGTGCGGACCCTTTCCGTCTGCACCCGTTGCCTGCGCTCTGGCGTTGTTGTTAAGCCCACGGTGCGTAAGCAGGCCTAA
- a CDS encoding threonine/serine exporter family protein, whose protein sequence is MMLVDCLADGALAAVAAVGFAAISRPTKRIAVMAGLLAATGHMSRFLLLQASMGIASASLCAGLIISFCSMPIARRCHTPAEMFVFPALLPMIPGMFAYKAILATLQFLNTAGTPQGQTVLVSVVYNGLTAFFIMCALAIGAILPLLLFHREAPLGRTLHKLSKGGTAV, encoded by the coding sequence ATGATGCTGGTTGACTGTCTTGCGGATGGCGCGCTCGCAGCTGTTGCCGCAGTTGGTTTTGCGGCCATTTCGCGGCCCACCAAGCGGATAGCCGTCATGGCTGGCCTGCTTGCCGCCACGGGCCATATGAGCCGTTTTTTGCTGTTGCAGGCCAGTATGGGGATTGCCAGCGCATCGCTCTGCGCCGGGTTGATTATTTCCTTTTGCAGTATGCCCATCGCGCGCCGCTGCCATACCCCGGCGGAAATGTTTGTGTTCCCCGCGCTGTTGCCCATGATTCCCGGCATGTTTGCCTATAAGGCCATTCTGGCGACCTTGCAGTTCCTCAACACTGCCGGGACGCCTCAGGGCCAGACTGTGCTTGTCAGCGTTGTCTACAACGGGCTCACGGCATTTTTCATCATGTGCGCCCTGGCCATCGGGGCCATACTACCCCTGCTTCTTTTCCACCGCGAAGCGCCGCTTGGGCGTACACTGCACAAGCTGAGCAAGGGCGGCACCGCGGTCTGA
- a CDS encoding threonine/serine exporter family protein, protein MGLQNGQGGLNTLSALAADSTVAGEADAACGTKHNVLTAKELIEFIQVYASTLLAAGGQTSRVDRTACRIARAYGFEVELAIFPKHLMLSVIKPAEGGIPAERRTAVSSIVSGAPNFQRVAALNALSWSIADEKLSLAKAREHFSAICAVPTLNPVLLRFLVACANAAFCGLFNGDAVAMGLVFCATFLGFYLRQKLLHWGLDLKVTFFLCSFAASLAASLGVLLHLGNTPQTGMAASVLFLIPGIPLINAMLDILDGHVLMGVSRLIQASTLIICIALGLATTMLLMGVDSL, encoded by the coding sequence ATGGGTTTGCAAAACGGGCAGGGCGGTCTGAATACGCTGTCTGCATTGGCGGCGGATTCGACTGTTGCGGGTGAGGCTGATGCCGCTTGCGGAACAAAGCATAACGTTCTGACTGCCAAAGAGCTTATTGAGTTCATACAGGTTTATGCTTCCACATTGCTTGCGGCGGGCGGGCAGACTTCACGAGTAGACCGCACCGCCTGCCGCATTGCACGGGCATATGGTTTTGAGGTGGAACTGGCCATATTCCCCAAGCACCTCATGCTTTCGGTCATCAAGCCAGCCGAAGGGGGCATTCCGGCGGAGCGCCGCACCGCGGTCAGCTCCATTGTGTCTGGAGCGCCCAATTTTCAGCGGGTGGCGGCGCTCAATGCCCTGAGCTGGAGCATTGCCGATGAAAAACTCAGCCTTGCCAAGGCGCGCGAGCATTTCAGCGCCATCTGCGCGGTGCCCACGCTTAATCCCGTGCTGCTGCGTTTTCTTGTGGCCTGCGCCAATGCCGCCTTTTGCGGTTTGTTCAACGGCGATGCGGTGGCTATGGGGCTGGTTTTCTGCGCAACCTTTCTGGGCTTCTATCTGCGGCAGAAACTGCTGCACTGGGGCCTTGACCTGAAGGTCACGTTTTTTCTCTGCTCATTTGCAGCCTCTCTGGCGGCATCGCTGGGCGTGCTGCTGCATCTGGGCAACACGCCGCAAACAGGCATGGCTGCAAGCGTGCTGTTTCTCATCCCCGGCATCCCCCTGATCAACGCCATGCTGGATATTCTTGACGGGCATGTGCTCATGGGCGTTTCGCGGCTGATTCAGGCCAGTACGCTCATTATCTGCATTGCTCTGGGGCTGGCAACAACCATGCTGCTGATGGGGGTGGATTCGCTATGA
- a CDS encoding rhomboid family intramembrane serine protease — MRTIPPRIFAFSRYWRARRRPSSLPLDWRPIASLQGTTGYARFREWLLVLNACNIPHQTVQMNGREYIYVPALFENIALRELGDFVRESAAPAAQPPPLHVFPHAYMAMLALLPLILWHGWRMGWWPAPAVLPPPDMWSSAGILDAVRVRVFNEWYRSFTALTLHASLTHLCGNIAFGAIFMTLLARMTGVGRALWLTLLGGALGNALTVLLRPRPVLSMGFSTALFASIGAISGYMACQQQSKRKTMLPVAAAAALLAMLGTEGENTDYAAHLAGLGCGLALGAFEAWQVRNCRRRLSQWTAGALTALICTAAWWWAFAVMRN; from the coding sequence ATGCGTACAATTCCACCGAGAATTTTTGCCTTTTCGCGTTACTGGCGCGCCCGCCGCAGGCCCAGCAGCCTGCCTCTCGACTGGCGCCCGATTGCCAGCTTGCAAGGCACCACGGGCTATGCACGCTTTCGTGAATGGCTGCTTGTGCTCAATGCCTGCAATATCCCTCACCAGACTGTGCAGATGAACGGCAGAGAATACATTTATGTGCCCGCGCTGTTTGAAAATATTGCACTCAGGGAGCTGGGGGACTTTGTGCGCGAAAGCGCAGCGCCTGCCGCCCAGCCCCCGCCGCTGCATGTTTTTCCCCATGCCTACATGGCAATGCTGGCGCTGCTGCCGCTCATTCTCTGGCACGGCTGGCGCATGGGCTGGTGGCCTGCCCCCGCAGTCCTGCCACCGCCAGATATGTGGAGCAGCGCGGGCATCCTTGACGCAGTGCGGGTTCGCGTTTTCAATGAATGGTACAGAAGCTTCACCGCGCTTACCCTCCATGCCAGCCTTACCCATCTTTGCGGCAACATAGCCTTCGGGGCTATATTTATGACCCTGCTGGCCCGTATGACAGGCGTTGGCAGAGCCTTGTGGCTCACCCTGCTGGGAGGCGCGCTGGGCAATGCCCTGACCGTGCTGTTGCGGCCCCGCCCGGTTTTGAGCATGGGATTTTCCACGGCACTGTTTGCCAGCATTGGGGCTATTTCCGGCTACATGGCCTGCCAGCAACAAAGCAAACGCAAAACCATGCTGCCTGTGGCTGCCGCAGCCGCCTTGCTGGCCATGCTCGGCACAGAAGGCGAAAATACCGACTATGCCGCACATCTGGCCGGGCTTGGCTGTGGGCTGGCGCTGGGAGCATTTGAAGCATGGCAGGTGCGAAACTGCCGTAGGAGGTTGAGCCAATGGACGGCGGGTGCACTCACGGCCCTGATCTGCACCGCTGCATGGTGGTGGGCCTTTGCCGTCATGCGCAACTGA